The following are encoded in a window of Collinsella aerofaciens genomic DNA:
- a CDS encoding peptide ABC transporter substrate-binding protein: MADSMFHQPVMGRRAFVGGTLAASSMAFLAACGKKGGDASGSESGSTLNFYINNPVCIDPYNVQEDQGTQVEYQLFDALTSYDAEKGEIVPLACESFESNDDATEFTFKIKKAKFHNGDDVTSKSFKLGWERLVNTKSAIATEYGPSEVSYHLSMVEGYDDLLAGNATELSGVTCPDDETLVVKLSSAYADFPFVASHPALAPVPECAESDVKSFYLAPVGNGPFMMDGKWEDGQEINVKKFDDYYGDKAKIDGIHFQVIKDMETAYKEFQAGNLDVCDVPVAQIDAAKKDRGVSKDGYTMGDGERMLLGAEPSTYYLTCNTTAEPFNNADLRRGISLAINREAICKTIFKGTRTPADGIVPPGIDGYKEGAWEFCAYDVDKANEYLDKVAPAGANGDRGISVTLSYNQDGGHKEIMESIIGDLAKVGVTAVSDTPEWSALLEQYQNFNYQFGRLGWIADYPIMDNFLYPLFHSDSLGGDNRSGYNNPEFDAKVDEARTIVDDEERVAKMQEADAMVAADCPVIPIMFYTHTIAGSDRIKHLYVDPQKHADLGTAELA; encoded by the coding sequence ATGGCTGATTCTATGTTCCACCAGCCCGTTATGGGTCGTCGCGCCTTCGTTGGCGGTACCCTTGCTGCGAGCTCCATGGCTTTTCTTGCCGCATGCGGCAAGAAGGGTGGCGACGCTTCCGGTTCTGAGTCCGGTTCGACGCTGAACTTCTACATCAACAACCCGGTCTGCATCGACCCCTACAACGTCCAGGAGGACCAGGGCACTCAGGTCGAGTATCAGCTCTTTGACGCTCTGACCTCTTACGACGCCGAGAAGGGCGAGATCGTTCCGCTGGCTTGCGAGTCCTTTGAGTCCAACGACGACGCCACCGAGTTTACCTTCAAGATCAAGAAGGCCAAGTTTCACAACGGTGACGACGTTACTTCCAAGTCCTTCAAGCTCGGTTGGGAGCGTCTGGTCAACACCAAGTCGGCCATCGCTACCGAGTACGGCCCTTCCGAGGTCTCCTATCACCTTTCCATGGTCGAGGGTTATGACGACCTGCTTGCCGGTAACGCTACCGAGCTCAGCGGTGTTACGTGCCCCGACGATGAGACCCTCGTCGTCAAGCTGTCTTCCGCTTACGCCGACTTCCCCTTCGTCGCCTCTCATCCGGCTCTGGCCCCGGTTCCCGAGTGCGCCGAGTCCGATGTCAAGAGCTTCTATCTTGCCCCGGTCGGTAACGGCCCGTTCATGATGGACGGCAAGTGGGAGGATGGCCAGGAGATCAACGTCAAGAAGTTCGACGATTACTATGGCGACAAGGCCAAGATCGATGGCATCCACTTCCAGGTCATCAAGGACATGGAGACCGCTTACAAGGAGTTCCAGGCCGGTAACCTCGATGTCTGCGACGTTCCCGTCGCTCAGATCGATGCCGCCAAGAAGGATCGCGGCGTGTCCAAGGACGGCTACACCATGGGTGACGGCGAGCGCATGCTGCTCGGCGCCGAGCCTTCCACGTACTATCTGACCTGCAACACCACGGCCGAGCCGTTCAACAACGCCGACCTGCGTAGGGGCATCTCCCTGGCCATCAACCGTGAGGCCATCTGCAAGACCATCTTCAAGGGTACCCGTACCCCTGCCGACGGCATTGTTCCTCCGGGTATCGATGGCTACAAGGAGGGCGCATGGGAGTTCTGCGCCTACGATGTCGACAAGGCTAACGAGTACCTCGACAAGGTTGCTCCCGCTGGCGCTAACGGGGATCGTGGCATTAGCGTGACCCTGTCCTACAACCAGGACGGCGGTCACAAGGAGATCATGGAGTCCATCATCGGCGACCTCGCCAAGGTTGGCGTTACCGCTGTCTCCGATACCCCTGAGTGGTCTGCCCTGCTCGAGCAGTATCAGAACTTTAACTATCAGTTCGGTCGTCTGGGTTGGATTGCCGACTACCCGATTATGGACAACTTCCTGTATCCGCTGTTCCACTCCGACTCCCTCGGTGGCGACAACCGCTCCGGTTACAACAACCCCGAGTTCGACGCCAAGGTCGACGAGGCTCGTACTATTGTTGACGACGAGGAGCGCGTCGCTAAGATGCAGGAGGCCGACGCAATGGTCGCTGCCGACTGCCCGGTCATCCCGATTATGTTCTACACGCACACCATCGCCGGCTCCGATCGCATCAAGCACCTCTATGTCGATCCGCAGAAGCACGCCGATCTGGGTACCGCTGAGCTCGCCTAA
- a CDS encoding ABC transporter permease: MGKYIVKRVLQFIPVFLGVTLILFALQNIVPGDPIKLIGGDKALSPEVELQLRVRYHLVQTDEDGNAILDENGDPVQTSLVDRYLYYMNGLLHGDLGNSYQRKLPVTDIFAQKYPYTVKLAACAIVLEAIMGIGAGIISAVKRYSFWDILVTLTTSILVAVPAFWLGMLLQLFFGVILKDATGGAISMPISGAGGSSSQYQDWMHYVLPTITLASVSTAYAARIMRSQLLDVMNQDYIRTAKAKGLSNRAIIVKHALKNALIPVVTYIGVDFGGMLSGAILTETVFNWPGIGYEVYRAISMRDWPIVMGGVTLIVVVVMVINLLVDISYAFLDPRIRLGGPSDKA; this comes from the coding sequence ATGGGTAAGTACATCGTTAAACGTGTGCTTCAGTTCATCCCGGTGTTTTTGGGCGTTACGCTGATTCTGTTCGCCCTCCAGAATATCGTGCCGGGAGATCCGATCAAGCTGATCGGTGGAGACAAGGCTCTGTCCCCCGAGGTGGAGCTTCAGCTTCGCGTCCGCTATCACCTGGTCCAGACGGACGAGGACGGCAACGCGATCCTTGACGAGAACGGCGACCCCGTTCAAACGTCGCTCGTGGACCGTTACTTGTATTACATGAACGGCCTGCTTCATGGCGATCTGGGCAATTCGTATCAGCGCAAGCTGCCGGTTACGGATATCTTTGCCCAGAAGTATCCGTATACGGTCAAACTTGCCGCGTGCGCCATCGTGCTCGAGGCAATTATGGGTATCGGTGCGGGTATCATTTCGGCGGTAAAGCGTTATTCCTTCTGGGATATTTTGGTAACGCTCACCACGTCGATCCTCGTTGCGGTCCCGGCCTTCTGGCTCGGTATGTTGCTGCAGCTGTTCTTTGGCGTCATCCTCAAGGACGCCACGGGCGGTGCAATCTCCATGCCGATCTCGGGTGCCGGCGGTTCCAGCTCTCAGTATCAGGATTGGATGCACTATGTGCTTCCGACCATTACGCTGGCTTCGGTTTCGACCGCTTATGCTGCCCGCATTATGCGCTCGCAGCTGCTTGACGTCATGAACCAGGATTACATCCGTACGGCAAAGGCCAAGGGTCTCTCCAATCGTGCGATCATCGTCAAGCATGCGCTTAAGAATGCACTCATCCCCGTCGTTACCTATATTGGTGTCGACTTTGGTGGCATGCTTTCGGGCGCCATCCTGACCGAGACGGTCTTCAACTGGCCCGGTATCGGCTATGAGGTCTATCGCGCCATTAGCATGCGTGACTGGCCCATCGTTATGGGCGGCGTTACGCTCATCGTCGTCGTCGTCATGGTGATCAATCTGCTCGTCGACATTAGCTATGCATTCCTCGACCCGCGCATCCGCCTTGGCGGTCCGTCGGATAAGGCCTAA